Proteins found in one Solitalea lacus genomic segment:
- the hisS gene encoding histidine--tRNA ligase — protein MQRMKPSIPKGTRDFSPVEVARRTYIFDTIKRVFQKFGYQPIETPVMENLSTLTGKYGEEGDQLIFKVLNSGDYLSKVDSNKLENRNSKALTFEISEKALRYDLTVPFARYVVMRQNEIAMPFKRYQVQPVWRADRPQKGRYREFYQCDADVVGSESLLNEAEFICIYDEALSCLGLKDFTIKINNRKILSGIAEIIGKPELIVDMTVAIDKLDKIGYDGVTKELMERGFTSQNIEVLNPFIELKGSNEEKLQVMKQSLATSEIGKKGIEELESIFNYLSSFELKNATIELDITLARGINYYTGAIFEVKSNEVQMGSIGGGGRYDDLTGMFGLKGVTGVGISFGADRIYDVMLDLNLFPESAITSTKVLITNFDSAAEKYALPVLVKLRANGINSELYPSSTKLQKQMKYADSKRIPFVILIGEEEMQSGKLTLKNMTSGEQEKLTIDMIIEKLA, from the coding sequence ATACAACGAATGAAACCAAGCATCCCAAAAGGAACCCGTGATTTTTCGCCTGTTGAGGTGGCCCGAAGAACATATATTTTCGATACTATTAAACGTGTTTTCCAAAAGTTCGGCTATCAGCCTATTGAAACACCGGTGATGGAAAACCTAAGTACCCTAACTGGCAAATATGGAGAAGAAGGGGATCAACTTATTTTCAAGGTGCTTAATTCCGGTGATTATTTGTCAAAAGTAGATTCAAATAAACTGGAAAACCGTAACTCAAAAGCCTTAACATTCGAAATCTCGGAAAAAGCATTACGTTATGATTTAACTGTGCCGTTTGCTCGATACGTAGTAATGCGTCAAAACGAAATTGCCATGCCATTTAAGCGCTACCAGGTTCAGCCTGTTTGGCGAGCAGACCGTCCTCAAAAAGGTCGTTATCGTGAATTTTACCAATGCGATGCCGATGTGGTTGGCTCTGAATCTTTATTGAATGAAGCCGAGTTTATCTGCATTTATGACGAAGCCCTGTCTTGCTTAGGCTTGAAAGATTTCACCATTAAAATCAACAATCGCAAAATTTTAAGCGGCATTGCTGAAATTATTGGAAAACCGGAATTAATTGTGGACATGACTGTTGCCATTGATAAGCTTGACAAGATTGGGTATGATGGTGTTACTAAAGAGTTAATGGAACGTGGATTTACAAGTCAGAATATTGAAGTATTAAATCCGTTTATTGAACTAAAAGGTTCAAATGAGGAAAAGCTTCAAGTGATGAAGCAAAGCTTGGCTACTTCAGAAATTGGGAAAAAGGGAATTGAGGAATTAGAGTCCATTTTCAATTACCTTTCTTCTTTTGAGTTAAAGAATGCCACAATTGAATTAGATATTACATTGGCCCGTGGTATAAATTATTATACCGGAGCTATTTTTGAAGTAAAATCAAATGAGGTGCAGATGGGCTCTATTGGTGGAGGAGGTCGTTACGATGACCTTACCGGCATGTTTGGACTTAAGGGTGTAACCGGAGTTGGTATTTCATTTGGTGCCGATCGTATTTACGATGTAATGCTAGATTTGAACTTGTTCCCTGAAAGTGCAATAACATCAACTAAAGTACTAATTACTAATTTTGATTCTGCTGCAGAAAAGTATGCACTACCCGTATTAGTAAAATTGAGAGCCAATGGAATTAATTCAGAATTATATCCAAGCTCAACTAAACTTCAAAAACAGATGAAATATGCCGATTCCAAACGAATTCCATTTGTAATTTTAATTGGAGAAGAAGAAATGCAGTCGGGAAAATTAACACTAAAAAACATGACCAGTGGCGAGCAAGAGAAACTGACCATTGACATGATAATAGAGAAATTAGCATAA
- a CDS encoding aldehyde dehydrogenase family protein produces MNTINIPSVLQELNIEQDNLAWSTGLTWGADADAESKTIYSPVDGKAIAKVSFANAENYDYVIKAAQKAFLSWRLLPAPKRGEIVRQFGEELRLKKQSLGSLVSYEMGKSLQEGLGEVQEMIDICDFAVGLSRQLYGLTMHSERARHRMYEQYHPLGVVGIISAFNFPVAVWAWNAALALVCGDVCIWKPSEKTPLTAIACQKIIAKILNDNGIEEGVSCLVIGDREIGSLMANDTRVPLVSATGSTRMGKAVGEAVGRRLGRSLLELGGNNAIIISEHADLNMALPGVVFGAVGTAGQRCTSTRRLIIHESVYEAFRAKLVSAYPQLRIGNPLNENNHVGPLIDKLAVENYLKAIEKAKAEGATLLIEGGVLSGNGYESGCYVKPVIFEASNHFEIVQHETFAPILYLMKYKTIDEALALQNGVPQGLSSAIMTTNLREAEKFLSHAGSDCGIANVNIGTSGAEIGGAFGGEKETGGGRESGSDAWKVYMRRQTNTINYGTDLPLAQGIKFDI; encoded by the coding sequence ATGAACACTATAAATATCCCTTCAGTTCTGCAAGAACTGAATATCGAACAAGATAATTTAGCCTGGAGTACAGGCTTAACCTGGGGAGCGGATGCAGATGCTGAATCCAAAACCATTTATTCTCCTGTTGATGGTAAAGCCATTGCTAAAGTTTCATTTGCCAATGCTGAAAACTACGATTATGTAATTAAAGCAGCTCAAAAAGCATTTCTGAGCTGGCGTTTATTGCCGGCTCCTAAACGTGGAGAAATTGTACGTCAGTTTGGAGAAGAGTTAAGGTTGAAAAAGCAGTCATTAGGATCTTTGGTTTCTTATGAAATGGGTAAAAGTCTTCAGGAAGGTTTGGGAGAAGTGCAAGAAATGATAGATATCTGCGATTTTGCAGTTGGCCTTTCACGCCAGTTATACGGATTAACTATGCATTCTGAGCGGGCTCGTCACCGCATGTATGAGCAATACCATCCGTTGGGAGTGGTGGGTATTATTTCTGCATTTAATTTCCCTGTAGCGGTTTGGGCTTGGAATGCGGCATTGGCTTTGGTTTGTGGAGATGTTTGTATATGGAAACCCTCAGAAAAGACACCTTTGACAGCTATAGCCTGTCAAAAGATTATTGCTAAAATTTTAAACGATAATGGCATTGAAGAAGGGGTCTCCTGCCTCGTTATTGGCGACAGAGAAATTGGATCATTGATGGCCAATGATACTCGTGTGCCATTAGTATCGGCAACAGGGTCAACTCGTATGGGCAAAGCTGTTGGGGAAGCAGTAGGAAGACGTTTAGGGAGAAGTTTATTAGAACTTGGTGGAAATAACGCCATCATTATTTCAGAGCATGCCGATCTGAATATGGCTCTTCCCGGTGTGGTATTTGGAGCTGTTGGAACTGCCGGTCAACGTTGTACTTCAACACGCCGACTGATTATTCATGAATCAGTTTATGAGGCATTTAGGGCAAAATTGGTTAGTGCTTACCCCCAGTTACGAATTGGTAATCCTTTGAATGAAAACAACCATGTTGGTCCGTTGATTGATAAGCTAGCCGTAGAAAACTACCTTAAGGCCATTGAAAAAGCAAAAGCCGAAGGAGCAACCTTGTTGATAGAAGGTGGTGTTTTGAGCGGAAACGGTTACGAATCGGGGTGCTATGTAAAGCCTGTGATTTTTGAGGCGTCAAATCACTTTGAAATAGTGCAACATGAAACTTTTGCTCCAATACTTTATTTGATGAAATATAAAACCATTGATGAAGCCCTTGCGCTTCAGAATGGGGTGCCTCAGGGACTTTCATCTGCAATAATGACAACTAATTTGCGGGAAGCAGAAAAGTTCCTGTCGCATGCGGGTTCAGATTGCGGCATTGCAAACGTGAATATTGGAACTTCGGGTGCAGAAATTGGAGGAGCTTTTGGAGGTGAGAAGGAAACCGGTGGAGGAAGGGAATCAGGCTCTGACGCATGGAAAGTATATATGCGTCGACAAACTAATACGATTAATTACGGGACAGACCTGCCGCTTGCTCAAGGTATCAAGTTCGATATATAA
- a CDS encoding low molecular weight protein-tyrosine-phosphatase has product MKILMVCLGNICRSPMAEGIMRDLIEKNRLSWQVDSCGTGDWHVGEAPDRRAQRTTQSFGIDISDLRARQFSITDFDLFDRIFVMDQSNYKNVLRMARNNNDKEKVDLLLNISIPGQNCEVADPWYDESLFIPVFKQIEDACNEIIKIQVGARN; this is encoded by the coding sequence ATGAAAATTTTAATGGTGTGTTTGGGGAACATTTGCCGCTCTCCAATGGCAGAAGGCATTATGCGTGATTTAATTGAAAAGAACAGACTTAGCTGGCAGGTAGACTCATGCGGAACTGGTGACTGGCACGTTGGCGAAGCTCCCGATCGAAGGGCACAAAGAACCACCCAAAGTTTTGGAATCGATATTAGCGATTTACGTGCTCGTCAATTTTCGATTACTGACTTTGATTTATTTGACCGTATTTTCGTAATGGACCAGTCGAATTACAAAAATGTTCTTAGGATGGCTCGCAATAATAACGATAAAGAAAAGGTGGATTTATTACTAAATATCTCAATCCCAGGACAAAATTGCGAGGTCGCTGATCCATGGTATGATGAATCTCTTTTTATCCCTGTATTTAAGCAGATTGAAGATGCCTGTAATGAAATTATTAAAATACAAGTAGGCGCTAGAAATTAA
- a CDS encoding lipopolysaccharide biosynthesis protein: MGIIQKQLIKGTIYSYLGVAVGFVTTIFLRPFCLSEEENGLLAVILACSSILVQVSSLGFQSASVRFFPYFRNPKKNNHGFLFLSVIVSLIGFILCWVIVSIGGDFFWSNSPKNQLIFKEYGPILWALAFFLQFFSVLDNYNRALYDTVTGTALREFYQKFFVGLSMALLLVFTLSFDQFLYVWLFANAFPTFIIAFKLAKEKKLDFTPDLSFPDKKLVAGMASISAFAILSGFTTMIIQYIDKFMIFNLLGTKETGVYDITVYFAVVIAMPARSMYRIAGTIIAEHWKNEDYAGVLSLYRKSCINQLLIGLLLFIGIWANIDNVFHILPPAYKTGKYVILFVGLGSLIDMATGVNGVILATSKYFKFDTYFFVALILVIIGANYVFIPKYGLTGAAIAAALGTFLFNLFRFAFVWAKFGLQPFSVNNVAILFIGLVVLALNYLLPPLPNFIVDIAVRSGLITAIYMGAVYWFRLSPEMNQLVNSKVKVLNR, translated from the coding sequence ATGGGAATAATTCAAAAACAATTAATAAAGGGCACTATTTACTCCTATTTAGGTGTGGCCGTAGGATTTGTTACTACAATATTCTTACGGCCATTCTGTTTGTCAGAAGAGGAAAACGGTCTTTTGGCAGTAATTTTAGCATGTTCTTCCATATTGGTACAAGTGTCGAGTTTAGGCTTTCAGTCGGCTTCGGTACGTTTTTTTCCTTACTTTCGGAATCCAAAGAAAAACAATCATGGTTTCTTATTTCTGTCGGTTATAGTATCATTAATTGGTTTTATACTTTGTTGGGTAATTGTTAGTATTGGAGGGGATTTCTTCTGGTCGAATAGCCCTAAAAACCAATTGATCTTTAAGGAATATGGACCAATACTATGGGCTTTGGCTTTTTTTCTTCAGTTTTTTAGTGTACTTGACAACTACAATAGAGCGCTTTATGATACCGTTACGGGTACTGCATTACGAGAGTTTTACCAAAAATTCTTTGTAGGCCTTTCAATGGCTCTACTGTTAGTATTTACCTTAAGTTTCGATCAATTTTTGTATGTGTGGCTATTTGCCAATGCATTCCCAACTTTCATCATAGCGTTTAAGCTGGCAAAAGAGAAAAAGTTGGATTTTACTCCGGACCTTTCTTTTCCGGACAAAAAACTGGTTGCAGGCATGGCTAGTATTAGTGCATTTGCCATCTTGAGCGGTTTCACTACTATGATTATTCAGTATATCGATAAATTCATGATCTTTAATCTATTGGGGACTAAGGAGACCGGGGTATACGATATTACTGTTTATTTTGCAGTGGTAATTGCAATGCCTGCCCGTTCAATGTACAGAATTGCAGGAACCATTATTGCAGAGCATTGGAAAAACGAAGATTACGCCGGAGTTTTATCCCTTTACCGTAAAAGTTGTATTAATCAACTTTTAATAGGTTTGTTGCTGTTTATAGGTATTTGGGCCAATATTGATAACGTGTTTCATATTTTGCCACCGGCCTATAAAACAGGTAAATACGTTATTTTGTTTGTGGGGTTAGGGAGTTTGATAGATATGGCAACGGGGGTGAATGGGGTAATTTTAGCCACCTCAAAGTATTTTAAATTTGATACCTATTTTTTTGTGGCGCTTATTCTGGTTATTATTGGAGCAAACTATGTATTTATTCCGAAATATGGATTAACTGGCGCCGCCATTGCAGCTGCCTTAGGAACCTTCTTGTTTAATTTATTCCGTTTTGCTTTTGTGTGGGCAAAGTTTGGTCTGCAGCCGTTTAGTGTTAACAATGTAGCAATCTTGTTTATTGGGCTAGTTGTTTTAGCTTTAAATTATTTGTTACCACCATTACCTAATTTTATCGTGGACATAGCAGTGCGATCAGGATTGATTACAGCAATATACATGGGAGCGGTTTATTGGTTCAGGTTATCACCTGAAATGAACCAGTTGGTAAACAGTAAAGTCAAGGTTTTAAACCGCTAG
- a CDS encoding gliding motility lipoprotein GldH has protein sequence MFRSKLLFSSLLAIILSSLLYSCTDSAVYNNTLTIDPKGWFSNDKAVYDVKLDQTGKYSLYLNLRHTDDYKYSNIFFRLYVKNPDGKMQTTRIVEVKLAENDGKWLGSGTGKLLAKKIFITNGIDFSKPGQYRIELEQFMRDDPLKEISDVGIQLFKN, from the coding sequence ATGTTTCGTTCAAAACTATTGTTTAGCAGCCTTTTGGCTATTATATTAAGTTCACTGTTATACTCCTGCACTGATAGTGCTGTTTATAATAACACTCTAACCATAGATCCTAAAGGCTGGTTTTCAAATGACAAAGCCGTATATGATGTTAAACTTGATCAGACGGGCAAGTATTCACTTTATTTGAACCTAAGGCATACAGATGATTATAAATATTCGAATATTTTTTTCAGGCTGTATGTAAAAAACCCTGATGGGAAGATGCAAACCACCCGTATTGTTGAGGTTAAATTAGCTGAGAATGACGGTAAATGGCTGGGTTCAGGTACAGGGAAACTACTAGCGAAAAAAATATTTATAACCAACGGGATTGACTTCTCTAAACCTGGTCAATATCGGATTGAATTGGAGCAATTCATGCGTGATGATCCGTTAAAAGAGATATCTGATGTGGGCATTCAATTATTCAAAAATTAA
- a CDS encoding energy transducer TonB has protein sequence MLSLKSLSQKGSVLGVLAISTCLLCSSFTTNVINSNALIVVNHTESQQQSDDDVYLYVENPPRFPGGNTALVNFINRNLQYPQRALEKNTQGRVSVSFVVRKDGTLTDIRVIKKLKDGLSEEAVRIIKAMPRWTPAVHYGKRVNAKYTLPIDFKLKMS, from the coding sequence ATGCTAAGCTTAAAATCTCTTTCCCAAAAAGGTTCAGTGTTGGGCGTTTTGGCAATCAGTACTTGTTTGCTATGTTCATCTTTTACTACTAATGTTATTAATAGTAATGCCCTAATTGTTGTCAACCATACTGAATCGCAACAACAGAGCGACGATGATGTATACCTTTATGTAGAAAACCCGCCAAGATTTCCAGGAGGCAACACTGCATTGGTGAACTTCATCAACAGAAACCTTCAATATCCACAGCGAGCATTGGAAAAAAACACTCAAGGAAGAGTTTCTGTATCATTTGTAGTTAGAAAAGACGGAACTCTAACTGATATTAGAGTCATAAAAAAACTAAAAGACGGTTTATCTGAAGAAGCTGTCCGAATAATTAAAGCGATGCCTAGATGGACACCTGCTGTACATTATGGTAAAAGAGTGAATGCTAAATACACACTTCCAATTGACTTTAAATTAAAAATGAGCTAA
- a CDS encoding GNAT family N-acetyltransferase yields MIVHRLAKSTDVDLYFKWANEDQARKNSYSQKKIDYQTHVNWFNAALKDENSIMLVFEYETGMAIGQIRFERHNSDTIVRISIDKDFRGRLLAKQMIMDACDYFFNLFPGDLVRAYIRKENMASVRAFEHSGFEFEKETTVNEIPSFVYTKRKS; encoded by the coding sequence ATGATTGTCCACCGCCTCGCGAAGTCTACAGACGTTGATTTATATTTTAAATGGGCCAACGAAGATCAGGCTCGTAAAAACTCATACAGCCAAAAAAAGATTGACTACCAAACCCATGTTAACTGGTTTAATGCTGCATTAAAAGACGAAAACTCTATTATGCTTGTGTTTGAGTATGAAACTGGAATGGCTATCGGACAAATCCGTTTTGAACGTCATAACAGTGATACCATTGTTCGTATCTCTATTGATAAAGATTTTAGAGGACGTCTGCTCGCTAAGCAAATGATCATGGATGCCTGTGATTATTTCTTTAATCTTTTTCCGGGTGATTTGGTAAGGGCTTATATTCGCAAAGAAAACATGGCTTCTGTACGGGCTTTTGAACATTCGGGGTTTGAGTTTGAGAAAGAAACCACGGTAAATGAAATTCCAAGCTTTGTTTATACAAAGCGTAAATCATAA
- a CDS encoding isovaleryl-CoA dehydrogenase, with amino-acid sequence MNIERKMIEGYKTHDVFNQPPPLEDYNLYLTNPILKGCVEQFNASWAHLQLTKFGAQMGSSKVIQWGFLANQFTPALKAFNRFGFRINEVDFHPSWHELMHLAMANRLHNLPWVDQQPYCHSVRAALMMMASEVEFGHLCPISMTFSIYPVLNKQAPKALKDWLGKLLSNEYDARYLPFDKKNGVLCGMAMTEKQGGSDVRANTSWAKSINDTDFLLTGHKWFCSAPMVDAFLVLAQAPKGLSCFFMPRYTPDGQLNNYSIQRLKDKLGNRSNASGEIEFTDAYAVLLGEEGRGVATIIEMVNHTRLDCAIGSTGLLHQATVQAIHHCQNRSAFGKKLINQPIMLNVLADLCLETEAATQLAMRLALAFDNENKSEQEEVFKRIVTPIAKFWICKRTPAMVYEALECLGGAGFIEESILPRLYREAPLNAVWEGSGNVICLDVIRAMQTQSNSLKSVISELELALGINPLLDKFIRDFVKKSSASLLENNEAESRTLVEHMAKLLQASLLTRYSPEYVAEAFVESRLVNNHSLVGTLSSKHNFKEIVNRMWLGV; translated from the coding sequence GTGAATATTGAAAGGAAAATGATAGAGGGTTATAAAACCCATGATGTGTTTAACCAGCCTCCTCCATTGGAAGATTATAATCTCTATTTAACCAACCCAATTCTGAAGGGTTGTGTTGAGCAGTTTAATGCGTCCTGGGCTCATCTTCAACTAACTAAATTCGGTGCACAAATGGGAAGTTCGAAAGTAATACAATGGGGCTTTCTGGCAAACCAATTCACTCCTGCTCTAAAAGCTTTTAATCGATTTGGTTTCCGAATTAATGAGGTTGATTTTCATCCCTCTTGGCATGAACTTATGCATTTGGCAATGGCTAATCGCTTGCATAACCTGCCTTGGGTTGACCAACAGCCATATTGTCATAGTGTTAGGGCTGCACTTATGATGATGGCTTCGGAGGTTGAGTTTGGTCATCTATGTCCTATTTCAATGACTTTCTCTATTTATCCTGTGCTGAATAAACAGGCTCCGAAAGCTTTAAAAGATTGGTTGGGTAAACTATTGAGCAATGAGTATGATGCCCGATATTTGCCATTTGATAAAAAAAATGGTGTTTTGTGTGGGATGGCCATGACTGAAAAACAAGGTGGTTCGGATGTAAGGGCTAATACTTCATGGGCTAAATCAATAAATGATACGGACTTTCTTTTGACTGGGCATAAGTGGTTTTGTTCAGCTCCAATGGTGGATGCATTTCTGGTGCTGGCTCAGGCTCCTAAAGGTTTGTCGTGTTTTTTTATGCCTCGATATACTCCTGATGGTCAGCTTAACAATTACTCTATACAACGCTTGAAAGACAAGCTGGGCAACAGATCCAATGCTTCAGGAGAAATTGAGTTTACTGATGCTTACGCGGTTTTATTAGGCGAGGAAGGTCGTGGGGTGGCCACTATAATTGAAATGGTAAATCATACTCGCTTAGATTGTGCTATAGGCTCAACGGGGTTACTGCATCAGGCTACAGTTCAGGCAATACACCATTGTCAAAATCGCTCGGCGTTTGGCAAAAAGTTGATTAATCAGCCTATTATGCTCAATGTATTAGCCGATTTATGTCTCGAAACCGAAGCAGCCACTCAATTAGCTATGCGATTGGCCTTAGCATTTGATAATGAAAATAAATCAGAGCAGGAAGAGGTCTTTAAACGTATTGTTACACCTATCGCGAAATTCTGGATTTGTAAACGAACACCAGCAATGGTATATGAAGCCTTGGAATGTTTAGGTGGAGCTGGCTTTATTGAAGAATCTATCTTGCCTCGTCTTTACAGAGAGGCTCCTTTGAATGCAGTTTGGGAAGGTTCAGGCAATGTTATTTGCCTCGATGTTATTCGTGCAATGCAAACTCAATCCAATTCATTGAAAAGTGTTATTTCAGAGTTGGAGTTGGCTTTAGGAATAAATCCTCTGTTAGATAAATTTATTAGGGACTTTGTTAAAAAAAGTTCAGCTTCACTATTGGAAAATAATGAAGCTGAAAGTAGAACATTAGTTGAGCACATGGCGAAGCTATTACAAGCATCATTATTGACTCGTTATTCACCTGAGTATGTTGCAGAGGCATTTGTTGAATCAAGATTGGTCAACAATCACAGCCTTGTTGGAACCCTTTCTTCAAAACACAATTTCAAAGAGATTGTTAACCGGATGTGGTTGGGTGTTTAA